CCCGGATGAGGATGTGTACAACTCCTATCGCTACAGCGCCAAGCGTTGGGACCCAGCTACGAAGCAGTATGACATGGGCTTCCGGGATTATATCCCAGGGCTAAACCGGTTCCTAACGCGGGACATGCTAGGTAAAATCAACGTCAGAAGCCCGCGCCGCCGTTAGTCGAAATCTAGGAGGGCGAACATGGAAGAAAACTCGATGGTAACATCTATTAATAATTTTCAGTCTGTCTACGACGACTATTTCAAAGCATTAACTCAATATATGATGGCAGAATATGTGGAAAATCATGAGTATAAATTCACCCACCCCACATTATTTGATTTATCTATAGAGTTAATAGCTTCTTTTTATAGTTTACCTGAAGATATTAGAAATAGACTTTTACTATTAAACTTTGAGGCATTCTTACACTGCAACAATCAAATTGATTTTTTTAGCTTTCGCATTTTTCTATCTAAGAAAAACAGATTTCAAAAGTTGGTGACTATTGCAGAAAGAGTAGATGCAGAACTGAAATGTGCAACTCTGTTTATAGAGCAGGGGGTTTTTGAGGAGTATGGTAAGCAACCATTACCTAATCACGATTTTTATAAAGAGCATTACATAAATACAAATCTCTTTAAAGAGATACAAATAGAGAGTCAGTCTACTGAAGAGACAGTACACATCTCTGATAATCAAGATAAGATTATGCATTCTGAAACAAACACTATTAGTGAAGGTAGCCCGGAAAACAAGAATATATTCTCAGTATATAATGAAAGTTTAAAGAAAGGTGAGGAAGTAATCACCAATACAAATAACTTCGTTGATAAATTTAAATATTCAATTATTCTATTTAAGGACATTTTTAAGCTATTCAATTAGACATCGCCTAACACCGTGTTCCAGCTTCAGGCTAGTACTACAGTTGTAATGAATTGATTTATAGTATAAACTCCTGAAATAAGAAGAAAGAATCGGGAGGAATCCCACTGAGCTCGCAAGATCCCTGTCAAACCCTTCATTCACCTTGTGACGAAATGTCTGACTGGTCAAAAGCGTTTGAAGCGTTGGTCGAACGAATCGGGATCCATTTTAGCCCTCTGAAACCCGGCAGCGATGCCAATCGTATCTTCAAGGGTTACTCAGTACCGTGGACCGAAAAAACGGATGGCAATTGGCCGAATATGCCGGGGATTTCACCCTTTACGGCATTCAGTATCTGTTGGGACGAGCCCGGTGGGATGCCGACGCCGTTCGGGATAAGATTTGCAGCAATATGTGTTGAAACACTTGGCCCACCCCGAAGGAATCATTGTGGTGGACGTAACGGGATTTCTTAAAAAAGGACGTCAATCGGCAGGGGTGCAACGACAGTACAGCGGAACAGCCGGTCGGATTGAGAACTGTCAGATTGTTATGTCAGTCCCAAAGGGGCCACGCTGATCGACCGCCGTCTGTATTTACCCAAAAGCTGGACAGAAGAACCTTCCCGTTGCCGGAAAGCCGGGATTCCTGAGAAAGTCGGCTTTGCCACCAAACCTCAGCTGGCGCGTCAGATGTTGCAACATGCTTTCCAAAGCGGTCTTCCCGTACAGTGGGTGACCGGGGACGTGGTGTATGGTCATGATCGTTTGCGGCTGTGGCTGGAGGAGCAACAGTAGCCCTATGTTCTCGCTGTATCCGCGAAAGAGTCCGTTTATATCGGCTGGGAAGCATATCAGGTACGAGATTTGGCTTTTGGAACCAAAGAAGGCAAGTGGGTCCGTCTTTCTTGTGGAAATGGTGCGAAAGGCCTCCGCGAATATGAATGGGTCCGGTATCCCATCCATGGTTCCTCTGCCCCCCAATGGTTGCGTTGGCTGTTAATTCGTCGTCATCCGGATGAAAAGGAAGACGTTGCATACTATATCGTCTATGCTCCCAAGAGTTCCCCTCTCCTCTTTCGTTCAGGTGGCCGGTTCTCGCTGGGCGGTGGAACCATACTTTCAGGAAGCCAAAGGAGAAGTGGGGCTGGATCACTACGAGGTTCGTTCATGGACGGGATGGTATCGACACATCACCTTGGCTATGTTTGCTCATGCCTTTTTAACCGTATTACGAGTACAAGGAATTCCATCAGAACCTCGAAAAAAGGGGAGTGGTTTCTTCCAGAGCTTGACTGCTTTCAAACGCAGCTGGGGACTGTGATTTCCCTGACGGTTCCAGAGGTACGACGACTTCTGGAAAAAGTCCTTTGGCAAAGGATTGCTCCTGTGATACATTTTTTGGCTTGGTCTTATTGGCGTAGACGACATCAAGCCATTGCTCAGTTTCATCACTACCGAAAACGTATGATTGTTACATAATTACAACTGTAGTACTAGTCCTGCAGTTGCATTTGTACTAAAAGTACATGTGAGCGTGGGTGGGTCGGGCTGGCGGGCTACCTTCGATCTCTTGCAAAAAACGTAAAGGATCTCAGCCATCCCGCCACCCTCCCTTCTCACATCTCACCGGCTCTTGTAAACACAACTGTAGTTCTAGGGAGAGACTTGTGCTCGATGAGTGCAAAGGATCTCAGCCCGCCTTACCGGTCCTCACCATAACATCATAAAAACTTAAATGACCAAACACACCCGGTGTATACCGGGTGTGTTTGGTCACAGCTTTCTATTGCTTTACCAGTCGGACCGCGTCGGCGATTAAGGTTCCGTCCGCTTTGTCGGTAAGAACGACTTTGGCAGTGCCGGCCTCAAAGTTGTAGGTGCCGACATAAACCCACTTGCCGTTGTTTTGGGTTTGGTTGATATTCACCGTGCTGGGTCCCCCGACGTGATGAATGGTGAAGGGGGCGTTGGTGGCCCGGTTGGGATTGGCCATGTGCTTTACATATAGATGGTAGGAACCCGATTCCGGAACGCCGAGATTCCAGGTAAAGGAGTCTTGACCGGTACCCGGGCGGTTCCAGAAGTAGTCGGTTCCATAGAAGGTTTTAATACCGACGGTTGAGTTCCATTCTCCCACCGCTTTGTTGCCTGAATCGGTATTGTCGGAGGTGATGGTGGTGGGAACCTTTTCGATTTTAATGGCGTCGGCGATCAAGGTTCCGTCCGCATCGTCGGAGAGGACGACCTTGGCGGCGCCTTTGTCAAATTTGAAGGTACCCAGTTCCACCCATTGGCCGCTGTTGGCCCGCTGGTCGATCAGTTGCTTGGACGTTCCCCCGCTGTGATGGATGGTGAAGGGGGCGTTGCTGGCCCGGTTTTGGTTGGATTGATGCTTTTCGGAAATGCGATAGTAGCCGGATTCGGGAATGTTGAAATTCCAGGTGAAGGTATCACCGGTTCCCGGCCGGTTCCACAGATAGTCGGTGCCGACGAACCGTTTGATGGCGTTGGTGGAGGTCCATACCCCGACGGCTTCCGTATCCGGGTGTTTATTGTCGATCACTTCCGTATAGGGAACCGGTTCAATCTTGATGGCGTCAGCGAGCAGGGTCCCGTCCGCATCGTCGGAGAGGACGACTTTGGCTGCGCCTTCGTCAAATTTAAAGGTGCCCAGTTCCACCCATTGGCCGCTGTAGGCCCGCTGGTCGATCAGCTGTTTGGTCGATCCCCCGCTGTGATGGATGGTGAAGGGGGCGTTGCTGGCCCGGTTCTGGTTGGGTTGATGCTTTTCGGAGACCCGGTAGTAGCCGGCTTTGGAAATGTTGAAATTCCAGGTGAAGGTATCGCCGGCTCCCGGTCTACTCCACAAATAATCGGTTCCGTAATGGTCCTTGATCGCATTGGAGGAATTCCATTCCCCGACTGCTTTATTCCCAGGGGAGGTATTGTCCACAATTTGAGCATGAGGAACCAGTTCAAATTTCACCGCGTCGGCAATCACGTACCCGTCCGCATCGTCGCTTAGGGTCACTTTACCGGGAGTTCCCTGTTTGAAGTTAAAGTCTCCCAATTCGACCCATTTTCCGCCGTTTTTCCGTTGATCGATCCGGTAAGTCGTTTTCCCGTCGGCGTAGGTGACGGTGTAGGGGGCGTTGCTGGCCCGGTCCGATGCGGCGGCATAATGGACAAAGACCCGATACATTCCATTTTTGGGCGGGTTCAATGTCCAGGTGAAGGTGTCATTGCCGGATCCCGCTGCGTTGGGTTGATAGTCGCTCCCGTAATAACCTGAAACATTTTTGGAGGAAGGCCAGTTTCCTTTAAATGAGGTGTCGGAATCCTTATTGTCAATAATGACGGTATGGGATTCTTCCGGATCCGCATCCGCCGGCGGTTGGTCGGCCGTTTTTTGCAAGCGGATGGCATCGGCGATCACATAGCCGTCGGCATCATCCGTCTGTACGATTTTATTGGCTCCCGAGTTAAACTCATAGGTTCCGATGTCCACCCAGGTGCTTCCATTTTCCTTCTGGTTGACCCGCTGGGTGATTACTTCATCTTTTGTATGAATTTCATACGGAGCATTGGTGGCCCGGTCAAAGGCTGATGTATAGTGGACCAAAACCCGGTAGCTTCCCGGTTCGGGGAGCTCGAAATTCCACGTGAACGTGTCTAGGTTAAAGCCCCAGCCGCCGGCACTTGCCTGGTAGTTGGATCCGTAGTAACCGGAGACGTTGGTGGATGTTACCCAATCGCCTTTCGCTTCATTGGCCGGGTCCATATTGTCGATAGTGATGGTGCCGTTTGATCCTTCCAGCTTGGAAACAACGCCTTGGCGGATCTCGTTTAGCTTTTTGTGAGTGAAACCGCCGGGACAGGCCGTGTAGGCTCTGGGAAAATCCTTATGCCCCTGAAGGGTAGGAACATCCGGATCTTTTTTGGGAATGTTGGGGTTGTCATATTCGTAATTGCGGACAAAATCTTTCTTTCCCATGGGGTCGATACCGTGCAAGTCCGCCTGATAAGCCAGCAACTCTTCCAACGCTTCTTGCATATGTCCGGGAAGGTCTGCTCTCTCAAAATTGCCCAGCATGGATACGCCGAAGGAACCGTTATTAAAGCTGTAGGTGTGGGCACCGACCACACCCGGTGTGAGAACTTCGTCGTCTTTCCCTTTGCGGCCTTCATAGATTTTTCCGTTATAACCGATGATCGCGTTATAACCGATATCTCCCCATCCGCGTGTTTTGGCATGGAAGTAATAAATATTGCGGATTCGTTCTTCCGGGGTGATTCCGTTACTCTCATCCGTGTTGGGGGTATCCGTATGGTGGACGGAAAGGTGGGTGACGGATTCCGCATACTGGCGGGGCCAGTCTTCCTCACCGTCGATGTACCGAAGGGATTCATCAGCCCCCCAGCCGGCTCTGCTGACGATGTCGGGTCGGTTCACAGCCGCTTCCACCGAATCGAAAATCATGGAACCCAGGGATACCATCTGGGTATCGGTTTTTGCTGTTTCCTGGTCTTCCTTGGAGTTTAAGGCTGTCAGTTTGATGTCGGAGATGCGGGGTTTCTTCCCTCGGTTGCTCTCCATATGCACCTTAAACTGCATATAACGACCGGTTTCAAAGATCAGCTCGCTGAAAGTTTCTTCAGATACCTCATCATCCGGCCCCATGATGTGTTCCGTATGGACTTCATGCCATTCCGTCCAGTCTTCGCCGTCGTCAGAGACCCGCAAATACAGATGTACCGACTCGTTGGGCTTTTGTTTCGACTGGCCGGGAGTTTCATCCATCCAGTGAACACCGACAGCGGTAAATTCCATTTCCGCAGGGATCGGGGAGGAGATGTACTCACCCGAATTTCCCTGTCCCCCGGGTGTCAGAACCCCTTTTTTTCCTTTTGGCTCCACATTGACATTTTGTGCCTTCCCCTCGGAATAATCCTCAGGGGTTTTAAAATGGAGTTCGGTAGCCTTCGTTTGGATGGCTTGGGGTTGGGCATTGGTAGGAATGAAAGGAAAAAAGAAGAGAATAAAAAGCGCCAACATACTTACAAAAAATACCTGAACAGTCTTGGGACGAGCAAAATTCACAATAGTTCCCCCTTTTGAAAAAAAAGACCCTTCCATTATAAATGATAATCGACAATAAATAAATAGATTATAATAGATAGAGGGTGAATCTTGTTCCAAAATAGTATATTTATTAGTGAAATCATGATAGGAGGGTTATGGCCGACCGCATACAAGACCCGCTCGTCGTGATGGTTGTAACAGCTCGTTATGGGCCGGCTAGTAGGAAAGATCCTCCGGTCCGATTCCTGCCGATTTGAGCCGTTGGAGTGGAGCCCGGGCTGTCTTTTTTA
This portion of the Desmospora profundinema genome encodes:
- a CDS encoding RHS repeat-associated core domain-containing protein, whose protein sequence is MEGSFFLRLQHPDGRGSAHRREWEHPRHYGYTAYGKDDEKAFTGVDKPDPGNPDEDVYNSYRYSAKRWDPATKQYDMGFRDYIPGLNRFLTRDMLGKINVRSPRRR
- a CDS encoding golvesin C-terminal-like domain-containing protein yields the protein MNFARPKTVQVFFVSMLALFILFFFPFIPTNAQPQAIQTKATELHFKTPEDYSEGKAQNVNVEPKGKKGVLTPGGQGNSGEYISSPIPAEMEFTAVGVHWMDETPGQSKQKPNESVHLYLRVSDDGEDWTEWHEVHTEHIMGPDDEVSEETFSELIFETGRYMQFKVHMESNRGKKPRISDIKLTALNSKEDQETAKTDTQMVSLGSMIFDSVEAAVNRPDIVSRAGWGADESLRYIDGEEDWPRQYAESVTHLSVHHTDTPNTDESNGITPEERIRNIYYFHAKTRGWGDIGYNAIIGYNGKIYEGRKGKDDEVLTPGVVGAHTYSFNNGSFGVSMLGNFERADLPGHMQEALEELLAYQADLHGIDPMGKKDFVRNYEYDNPNIPKKDPDVPTLQGHKDFPRAYTACPGGFTHKKLNEIRQGVVSKLEGSNGTITIDNMDPANEAKGDWVTSTNVSGYYGSNYQASAGGWGFNLDTFTWNFELPEPGSYRVLVHYTSAFDRATNAPYEIHTKDEVITQRVNQKENGSTWVDIGTYEFNSGANKIVQTDDADGYVIADAIRLQKTADQPPADADPEESHTVIIDNKDSDTSFKGNWPSSKNVSGYYGSDYQPNAAGSGNDTFTWTLNPPKNGMYRVFVHYAAASDRASNAPYTVTYADGKTTYRIDQRKNGGKWVELGDFNFKQGTPGKVTLSDDADGYVIADAVKFELVPHAQIVDNTSPGNKAVGEWNSSNAIKDHYGTDYLWSRPGAGDTFTWNFNISKAGYYRVSEKHQPNQNRASNAPFTIHHSGGSTKQLIDQRAYSGQWVELGTFKFDEGAAKVVLSDDADGTLLADAIKIEPVPYTEVIDNKHPDTEAVGVWTSTNAIKRFVGTDYLWNRPGTGDTFTWNFNIPESGYYRISEKHQSNQNRASNAPFTIHHSGGTSKQLIDQRANSGQWVELGTFKFDKGAAKVVLSDDADGTLIADAIKIEKVPTTITSDNTDSGNKAVGEWNSTVGIKTFYGTDYFWNRPGTGQDSFTWNLGVPESGSYHLYVKHMANPNRATNAPFTIHHVGGPSTVNINQTQNNGKWVYVGTYNFEAGTAKVVLTDKADGTLIADAVRLVKQ